Proteins from one Podospora pseudoanserina strain CBS 124.78 chromosome 1, whole genome shotgun sequence genomic window:
- a CDS encoding hypothetical protein (EggNog:ENOG503P2HS; COG:S), producing MSSRLLSATRRHTSTLRLVSTPRSKHCIPTPPSRAISTTTDSASASVAADKPPVFRRTASVTGRILLFTALGFIMAAAPAYESARTILSPPDDAASLTMYAPEDDDAKAKEDYINSHPLVASLRADPDMIESRPHMKIPETWRKHNLTGGTLMGPGKVTVPPFSWSERSGKSYVQISHVGTDLCGHEGIIHGGFLATMLDEGLARCSFPVLPFNVGMTAKLEINYKAPAMANQYLVLRATTVKAEGRKAWVEGHIETLPTEEGQQPTVLATASALFISPRQASVWTFLNADPQADSRHVLLTNLALTDHGKDLPSNMKQRTQARGEWGTGR from the exons ATGTCCTCCCGTTTACTCTCGGCCACGCGACGCCATACTTCCACCCTCCGCCTTGTCTCTACCCCTAGGTCTAAGCACTGtatcccaacaccaccgtctcGTGCTATCTCGACTACCACAG ATTCGGCCAGTGCTTCCGTTGCAGCCGATAAACCGCCGGTTTTCCGTCGAACCGCCTCCGTCACCGGccgcatcctcctcttcaccgctCTCGGCTTCATCATGGCCGCTGCGCCCGCGTACGAGTCCGCTAGGACAATCCTTTCGCCACCAGATGATGCTGCCAGCCTCACCATGTACGCTCCcgaagatgacgatgccaaggccaaggaagaCTACATCAACTCACACCCCCTGGTCGCCTCCCTTCGCGCCGACCCTGATATGATTGAGTCTCGCCCGCATATGAAAATACCCGAGACCTGGAGGAAGCACAACTTGACAGGCGGCACACTCATGGGACCAGGGAAAGTGACAGTTCCTCCTTTTAGTTGGTCAGAACGAAGCGGCAAGAGCTATGTTCAAATATCGCACGTGGGAACTGACTTGTGCGGCCATGAAGGCATCATCCACGGCGGATTCCTCGCCACGATGTTGGACGAGGGGCTGGCGCGGTGCTCTTTTCCTGTGCTGCCTTTTAACGTGGGCATGACAGCCAAGCTTGAGATCAACTACAAGGCACCCGCCATGGCCAATCAGTATCTGGTGCTCCGGGCGACGACAGTCAAGGCAGAGGGGAGGAAAGCGTGGGTTGAGGGCCATATCGAGACTTTGCCTACCGAGGAGGGCCAGCAGCCAACAGTACTGGCCACGGCGAGCGCTCTTTTCATTTCTCCTAGACAGGCATCGGTATGGACATTTCTGAATGCAGACCCTCAGGCCGATTCAAGACACGTTCTGCTGACAAACTTGGCGCTTACAGACCATGGCAAAGATTTACCCAGTAACATGAAACAGCGCACGCAAGCTCGTGGTGAGTGGGGGACTGGGAGATGA
- the MAK21 gene encoding RNA-binding ribosome biosynthesis protein mak21 (EggNog:ENOG503NUH0; BUSCO:EOG092612XD; COG:J; COG:K): protein MGIKRTKDKKKAAKSTFDEAALAQLTSKIDKTLGGSEKQETTKRKRQRDSDDTPDSKRRQTQPHEQQKQGGRSDKHTVLLDEILALGGDKEDLELVANLESDNEDGDAPKSKPAAADGSLDDALRQELAKFASSLGFQKLRDDEEDPNTDDSEPEDEDVKGGEAELDTEEEGEREDEQQEDQEEEAEEEETELDEDQEGQAEEPVAEKVREVVDQRQEARQGKKSGKLIFEPRPDWHGLSMEGLPSTVSGNAKPHFASIANLKTYAQALLDEDSAAFNKKQSSSSTQRFMSTIMSSGTLSDKVSALTLSIQESPLHTCKAFENLIALAGKKSRGQAIAALGALVDLLGNGSVLPSDRRLRVFGAQPALLCALHGQGSSPWTQSSKLPGKLTQSHLMMWAYEDWLKDAYFRIIQLLETWCSDEIEYSRSRALDFVFGLLKSKPEQEANLLRLLVNKLGDRERKIASRASYLILQLLNLHPGMKAVVIKTVELEVLLKPGQSMRTRYYAVNTLNQTILSTKEPAIADNLLRIYFESFLSLLKTGSLGDMGGLDSEKKVDHNRKKDKKRKGPSTTVTGNEQETAQKLVSSLLTGVNRAIPFAGADDSTLEKHLDTLFRITHSSNFNTSVQALMLIQQLASSKLLAVDRFYRTLYESLLDPRLITSSKQALYLNLLYRAMKNDVDVRRVKAFVKRLVQVLSLHQAPFACGILFLIAELQSNFPDLHTLLDEPEDNEDDEDEVYKDVRDEELHTQAPVQEGETTTLRRSGAYDGRKRDPEHSNAHRSCLWELVPFLSHYHPSVGVFATNLLSRQDKKLPKPDLANHTLMHFLDRFVYRNPKTEDPKRGGSIMQPVLASGSASHIVASHKAEAKQAKTVNSASFWNLKPEQVSAEDVFFHEYFARIGKPAEGAQKKEEAKIAADSDDEEAEDEIWEALVNSRPEVEGDDADEVSDIDMEGYEDSDEDMDVDATIDQDMEDLGSDVSDDDGFEGIFGDSEESEDDDGEGEDDKAQGPKEEARKKFSEARRRKKELKALPTFASVDDYAEMLADEQDGLDD from the exons ATGGGTATCAAGCGCACgaaggacaagaaaaaggctgCGAAATCAACATTTGATGAGGCCGCCCTTGCTCAACTGACAAGCAAAATTGACAAGACTCTTGGTGGATCTGAGAAGCAGGAGACGACAAAGCGCAAGAGACAGCGCGACAGCGACGATACCCCCGACTCGAAGCGACGCCAGACCCAGCCTCACGAGCAGCAAAAGCAAGGAGGGAGAAGCGACAAGCATACTGTTCTCTTGGACGAGATTCTAGCCCTCGGCGGAGACAAGGAGGATCTCGAATTGGTAGCCAATCTTGAATCAGACaacgaggatggtgatgcgCCCAAGTCCAAGCCTGCTGCGGCCGATGGCTCTTTAGACGATGCCCTCCGGCAAGAGCTAGCCAAGTTCGCTTCCAGCCTTGGCTTCCAGAAGCTAcgtgacgacgaggaagaccCCAATACCGATGATTCTGAGCCggaagacgaggatgttAAGGGCGGGGAGGCCGAGCTAGAcacggaggaagagggcgagcgGGAAGAtgaacaacaagaagaccaggaggaggaggcggaggaggaggaaacaGAACTCGACGAAGATCAGGAAGGCCAAGCGGAAGAGCCCGTGGCTGAGAAAGTGAGAGAAGTAGTGGACCAGCGGCAAGAAGCTCGCCAGGGCAAGAAATCAGGCAAGCTG ATTTTTGAACCAAGACCTGATTGGCACGGCCTCTCGATGGAGGGTCTTCCGTCTACTGTTTCTGGCAATGCCAAACCGCACTTCGCTTCGATTGCCAACTTGAAGACATATGCGCAGGCGCTTTTGGACGAAGACTCGGCAGCTTTTAACAAAAAACAGTCCTCGAGCTCGACCCAGAGGTTTATGTCCACCATCATGTCATCCGGCACACTGTCGGACAAAGTATCAGCCCTCACCTTGTCTATACAGGAGTCCCCCCTCCATACCTGCAAGGCTTTCGAAAATCTGATCGCGCTTGCTGGCAAGAAAAGCCGCGGACAAGCAATCGCAGCGCTGGGGGCGCTGGTTGATCTTCTCGGCAACGGTTCAGTGCTCCCAAGCGACCGTCGTCTGCGAGTTTTCGGTGCTCAGCCTGCACTCCTGTGCGCTCTTCACGGACAGGGCTCTTCCCCATGGACGCAATCTAGCAAGCTGCCCGGCAAGCTTACCCAGTCGCATTTGATGATGTGGGCATATGAGGATTGGCTTAAAGATGCCTACTTCCGCATCATCCAGCTCTTGGAGACCTGGTGTTCCGATGAGATTGAATACTCGAGGTCGCGAGCTCTCGATTTCGTCTTTGGCCTTCTCAAAAGCAAGCCTGAGCAGGAGGCCAATCTCCTCCGGCTGCTCGTGAACAAGTTGGGCGACCGGGAGCGCAAAATTGCATCACGAGCGTCGTATCTCATTTTGCAGTTGTTGAACCTCCACCCAGGAATGAAAGCTGTCGTCATCAAGACTGTGGAGCTCGAGGTTCTTCTCAAGCCAGGGCAAAGTATGCGCACAAGGTATTATGCTGTCAACACTTTGAACCAGACAATCCTGAGTACGAAGGAGCCCGCCATTGCCGACAACCTTCTGCGGATATATTTTGAGTCCTTCTTGTCACTGTTAAAGACGGGCTCACTGGGCGATATGGGCGGCCTGGACAGTGAGAAAAAGGTCGACCACAACcggaagaaggacaagaagcgGAAGGGACCCAGCACTACCGTTACTGGAAACGAGCAGGAAACGGCGCAAAAGCTAGTATCTTCGTTACTCACAGGCGTCAACCGAGCCATCCCCTTTGCCGGGGCCGATGACTCGACTCTGGAAAAGCACCTCGATACCCTCTTCCGGATCACACATTCATCCAATTTCAACACGAGTGTGCAGGCCCTAATGCTCATACAGCAGCTAGCCTCATCAAAACTGTTGGCCGTGGATAGGTTTTACCGGACATTGTATGAGTCTCTCCTCGACCCAAGACTTATCACTTCATCCAAGCAGGCGCTGTATCTTAATCTTTTGTATCGGGCCATGAAGAACGACGTCGACGTTCGGCGCGTCAAGGCCTTTGTCAAGAGACTGGTTCAGGTTTTGAGCTTGCACCAAGCTCCGTTCGCCTGTGGAATCTTGTTTTTGATCGCCGAGCTGCAATCCAATTTCCCGGACCTTCATACTTTGCTTGACGAGCCTGAAGATaacgaggacgatgaggacgaggtgtACAAGGATGTTAGGGACGAGGAGCTTCACACCCAGGCTCCTGTGCAAGAGGGAGAAACGACAACCCTTCGACGCAGTGGGGCTTACGATGGCCGCAAACGAGACCCGGAGCATAGCAATGCCCACCGGAGCTGCCTCTGGGAGCTG GTACCGTTCCTTTCCCATTATCACCCATCAGTTGGCGTGTTTGCTACAAATCTGCTGTCTCGACAGGACAAGAAGCTTCCCAAGCCTGACCTGGCCAACCATACGTTGATGCACTTCCTTGACAGGTTTGTGTACCGCAATCCCAAGACCGAGGATCCCAAACGGGGTGGTTCTATCATGCAGCCTGTACTTGCGTCGGGCAGCGCCTCGCACATTGTGGCATCTCACAAGGCAGAAGCCAAACAGGCCAAGACTGTCAACTCGGCTTCATTCTGGAATTTGAAGCCCGAGCAAGTCTCGGCCGAAGATGTCTTCTTTCACGAATACTTCGCCCGTATTGGCAAGCCTGCCGAAGGCGcacagaagaaggaggaagccaagattGCGGCTGAttctgatgacgaggaggccgaagaCGAGATCTGGGAAGCGCTGGTCAATTCTCGGCCCGAGGTCGAGGGAGACGATGCGGACGAGGTTTCAGACATTGACATGGAGGGCTACGAGGATTCCGACGAGGACATGGACGTTGATGCTACGATTGATCAGGATATGGAAGACCTCGGGTCGGATgtttctgatgatgatggattcGAGGGCATCTTTGGAGATTCCGAGGAAAGCGAAGACGATGACGGTGAAGGCGAGGACGACAAGGCCCAGGGACCCAAGGAGGAGGCACGGAAGAAGTTCAGCGAGGCCAGACGTaggaagaaggagctcaaggctcTCCCCACGTTCGCATCAGTTGATGACTACGCCGAGATGTTGGCCGACGAGCAAGACGGGTTGGATGACTAG
- a CDS encoding hypothetical protein (EggNog:ENOG503NU59; COG:J): MIPPALTRLSRVWFPTKKRPASGVENGHAMLIRAGFLRPSHAGIFHMLPLGRRVQTKLEELVARHMEHMLAASRVSLSAVSSQSLWDKSGRLENTASELFKFSDRKNVGYLLAPTHEEEITALVAQTAKTAKDLPLRLFQITPKYRDEFRPRHGLLRGREFVMKDLYTFDSSKESALKTYDNVRLVYSQIFEEMKLPVLAAKASSGNMGGNLSHEYHLPTPLGEDHVISCDSCNYVANEEVAESVLSDQVVSDTTFRVWRGITKDRTKLVNVWYPKQTQPLDGGALREYTDLDINIAEVKSIIPDLDAGVEDALPLWSTAAAAGGTAVELVNIVDCRLPLSFSESLVGTTPTIPSWPKNLTPRNQVPVSVSVQNTNQWNKDRPLNLIRIQTGDKCPSCVSGHLKAERAMELGHTFYLGTRYSEALGATILVPNDERKAVPMQMGCYGIGISRIIGAVAELLMDEKGLNWPVAIAPYSCVIVMGAGVDEQDAVEVYRQINQIGRVQAKYLDVVLDDRQKTLPWKLMDADLVGFPIIVTLGREWLAAKRLEIQCRRLGVKQAVEITELPQIIAKLHGDL, translated from the exons ATGATCCCGCCCGCGCTCACCCGTCTCTCGCGGGTATGGTTTCCCACCAAAAAAAGACCAGCATCGGGAGTAGAAAATGGGCATGCGATGCTGATCCGTGCTGGGTTTTTGCGCCCTTCTCACGCCGGTATCTTCCACATGCTTCCTCTGGGGAGGCGCGTGCAGACCAAgctcgaggagctggtggccAGACATATGGAGCATATGTTGG CTGCCTCGAGGGTCTCGTTGTCGGCTGTATCAAGCCAGTCTCTCTGGGACAAGAGTGGGAGGCTTGAGAATACCGCGTCCGAG CTCTTCAAGTTCTCTGACCGGAAAAACGTTGGCTACCTTCTGGCCCCAACACATGAAGAGGAAATTACCGCTCTGGTGGCCCAGACGGCCAAGACAGCAAAGGATCTCCCCCTCAGGCTATTTCAGATTACACCCAAGTACCGCGATGAGTTTCGCCCGCGCCATGGCCTCCTCCGCGGACGAGAATTCGTTATGAAGGACCTCTATACCTTCGACAGCAGCAAAGAGTCCGCTCTAAAAACCTACGATAACGTTCGTCTGGTGTATTCGCAGATATTTGAGGAGATGAAACTCCCAGTGTTAGCAGCCAAGGCCAGCTCAGGTAACATGGGAGGTAATCTCAGCCACGAATACCATCTTCCCACGCCACTTGGAGAAGACCATGTTATCAGTTGTGATAGCTGCAACTATGTTGCTAACGAGGAGGTGGCTGAATCAGTACTTTCTGACCAGGTTGTCAGTGACACGACCTTCCGCGTCTGGCGAGGCATCACCAAGGACCGAACCAAATTGGTCAACGTCTGGTACCCTAAGCAAACACAACCACTTGATGGGGGTGCGTTGAGAGAGTATACGGACCTCGACATAAACATTGCGGAGGTGAAATCCATAATACCTGACCTGGATGCCGGTGTTGAGGATGCGCTGCCGCTGTGGTCGACGGCGGCAGCTGCGGGTGGGACAGCTGTGGAGCTCGTGAACATTGTTGACTGCCGGCTTCCGCTGTCTTTCTCTGAGAGCCTGGTGGGAACTACGCCAACCATCCCAAGTTGGCCCAAAAATTTGACGCCACGCAACCAAGTGCCAGTGTCGGTTTCAGttcaaaacaccaaccaaTGGAACAAAGACAGACCACTCAATCTCATTCGGATCCAGACAGGCGACAAGTGCCCTTCGTGCGTATCCGGACATCTAAAGGCAGAGAGGGCAATGGAGTTAGGACACACATTTTACCTTGGCACCCGGTACTCAGAAGCCCTGGGAGCTACAATCTTGGTGCCCAATGATGAGAGAAAAGCTGTGCCAATGCAGATGGGTTGCTATGGAATCGGTATCTCACGCATTATTGGCGCCGTCGCAGAGCTCCTGATGGACGAAAAGGGATTGAATTGGCCGGTGGCTATTGCACCCTACTCCTGTGTCATAGTTATGGGCGCTGGTGTCGACGAACAGGATGCAGTGGAGGTGTATCGCCAGATCAACCAGATAGGACGAGTTCAGGCCAAATATCTCGATGTCGTGCTGGACGACAGGCAAAAGACTCTACCCTGGAAGTTGATGGATGCCGATTTAGTCGGTTTCCCCATCATAGTCACGCTTGGGAGGGAGTGGCTTGCGGCAAAACGCCTCGAGATACAATGTCGACGATTAGGGGTAAAGCAAGCAGTCGAGATAACCGAGCTACCACAGATAATAGCCAAGTTGCACGGAGACTTGTAG
- the VMA5 gene encoding Vacuolar ATP synthase subunit C (COG:C; BUSCO:EOG092631MU; EggNog:ENOG503NVXU), translating to MAPAQYILVSLPLRVFDDDPLKSLAATVGRDNGEVLPYPVPSFKIGTLDALVQHADDLAKLNGACEAAVAKVADSLRGILDGDEDLVAQQKIVNDKPTDQYLRSFQWNKLRYRADRPLVELIENLQNDLQNSDNDVKAKFNQYNTIKTNLAALERKQTGNLVTKSLTPIVDPKLLVQDSEYMETHLIVVPTNARKDFIRSYETLVPMVVPRSSIQVAQDDDFTLFAVTTFKKTSAEFLQKCREHKWTPRQYKYVEGGKEEEQRELQRVEKEARKVRAEALLLGRTGWSESVMIWAHVMTLRVFVETVLRYGLPLEFASALIRTTPKQAKKVKTALDSAYSYLGGNAFGRDKHGRVTKDDASLTSEMAAAGLSVGEGNEYTAYVYYEFDLP from the exons ATGGCTCCGGCGCAATACATACTCGTTTCCCTGCCCCTCCGCGTCTTCGATGACGATCCGCTCAAGTCCTTGGCCGCCACCGTCGGTCGTGACAATGGCGAGGTGCTGCCCTACCCTGTCCCGTCGTTCAAGATTGGCACACTCGACGCCCTGGTGCAACATGCCGACGACCTAGCAAAGCTCAACGGCGCCTGCGAAGCTGCCGTCGCCAAAGTTGCCGATTCCCTCAGAGGCATTTtagatggtgatgaagacCTAGTGGCTCAACAAAAGATAGTCAATGACA AACCCACGGATCAGTACCTGCGCTCATTCCAATGGAACAAACTCCGCTACCGAGCTGATCGGCCTCTGGTTGAGCTCATCGAAAATCTCCAAAACGACTTGCAAAACTCAGATAACGATGTCAAGGCCAAGTTCAACCAGTATAACACCATCAAGACGAATCTCGCCGCCTTGGAGAGGAAACAAAC AGGAAACCTCGTCACCAAGTCGCTCACGCCCATCGTGGACCCAAAGCTCCTTGTACAGGACTCGGAATACATGGAAACGCACCTCATTGTGGTGCCGACGAACGCACGGAAAGACTTCATCCGCAGCTATGAGACACTTGTTCCCATGGTAGTGCCGCGGTCATCTATTCAGGTTGCTCAGGACGACGATTTCACGCTGTTTGCAGTCACAACGTTTAAGAAGACGAGCGCCGAGTTTCTCCAAAAGTGCAGGGAGCACAAATGGACCCCTCGCCAGTACAAGTATGTGGAGggcggcaaagaagaagagcaacgCGAGCTCCAACGcgtcgagaaggaggcgagAAAGGTGCGGGCCGAGGCCCTTTTGCTGGGTCGGACAGGTTGGAGTGAGAGTGTGATGATTTGGGCACATGTCATGACACTTCGCGTCTTTGTCGAGACAGTGCTCAGATACGGCTTACCCTTGGAGTTTGCGTCGGCACTTATCAGA ACAACGCCAAAACaagccaagaaggtcaaAACAGCCTTGGACTCGGCATACTCGTACCTTGGGGGAAATGCGTTTGGCCGGGACAAGCATGGGCGGGTCACCAAGGACGATGCATCTCTAACATCCGAAATGGCTGCGGCGGGCCTTAGTGTGGGCGAGGGCAACGAGTACACCGCATATGTGTATTATGAATTTGATCTCCCGTAA
- the MET14 gene encoding Adenylyl-sulfate kinase (EggNog:ENOG503NW9X; COG:F): MATNITWHPSLSRHERNQLRGQRGFTVWFTGLSASGKSTVATALEQHLLHIGLAAYRLDGDNVRFGLNKDLGFSEKDRNENIRRIAEVAKLFADSSTIALTSFISPYRADRQIARDLHANASQSGDDALPFIEVFVDIPLEEAEKRDPKGLYKKARAGEIKDFTGISAPYEAPENPDITIRTDQLSVEESVRKIVEYLAEKGLISQTTETR; the protein is encoded by the exons ATGGCCAC CAACATTACCTGGCATCCATCGCTCTCGCGCCATGAGCGAAACCAACTCCGTGGCCAACGCGGCTTTACTGTTTGGTTCACGGGTCTCTCTGCCTCGGGAAAGTCGACCGTTGCCACTGCCCTTGAGCAGCACTTGCTTCATATCGGCCTTGCCGCCTACAGGCTCGACGGCGACAATGTTCGCTTCGGCCTGAACAAGGACCTGGGCTTCTCGGAGAAAGACCGCAACGAAAATATCCGCCGCATTGCTGAG GTTGCCAAATTGTTCGCTGACTCGTCCACCATTGCCCTGACATCCTTCATCTCTCCTTACCGGGCCGACCGGCAGATCGCCCGCGACTTGCATGCGAACGCCTCGCAGTCCGGTGACGACGCACTCCCGTTCATCGAAGTCTTTGTGGATATTCctctggaggaggccgagaagagaGATCCCAAGGGTCTCTACAAGAAGGCGCGTGCTGGTGAGATCAAGGACTTTACTGGCATCTCGGCGCCGTACGAGGCCCCTGAGAATCCAGATATTACCATCCGAACCGATCAGCTGAGCGTGGAGGAATCAGTGAGGAAGATTGTAGAGTACCTGGCGGAAAAGGGACTGATCAGCCAGACCACCGAGACGAGATAA
- a CDS encoding hypothetical protein (EggNog:ENOG503PXDA) — protein sequence MATAETVELGATHEPKEESLRVFEQIEHELKKTLVHIRHEHDKHEPEYFAAAEHLSDAELAGFTLDDFQQVRVAVSAYGIHIFGKVRIPTLPDDGPAYIHFRAFTGGPDDEAKLHSIHTEDKEEPDGGHTFRAIFTQNDPLEWFDT from the exons ATG GCCACCGCAGAAACCGTCGAGCTGGGGGCCACTCATGAGCCAAAGGAGGAGTCGCTCCGGGTCTTTGAGCAGATTGAACATGAATTGAAGAAAACACTCGTTCATATCCGTCACGAGCATGACA AACATGAGCCGGAATACTTTGCGGCTGCTGAGCATCTCAGTGATGCCGAGTTAGCCGGCTTTACGCTTGACGACTTCCAGCAAGTTCGTGTCGCCGTCTCCGCATACGGGATTCATATCTTCGGCAAAGTCAGGATTCCCACTCTGCCTGATGATGGCCCAGCCTACATTCATTTCCGTGCTTTCACCGGAGGCCCGGACGACGAAGCCAAGCTCCACAGTATCC ATACCGAAGACAAGGAAGAACCCGATGGTGGCCACACTTTCCGCGCCATCTTCACACAAAACGACCCGCTGGAGTGGTTCGACACCTAG